One window of Methylococcus sp. EFPC2 genomic DNA carries:
- a CDS encoding helix-turn-helix domain-containing protein, giving the protein MSHATPALNPAEPLGNILLTPQQAGEYLGGIAVDTLAVWRSTKRYPLPFIKVGRMVRYRKSDLEAFLAARTQQAA; this is encoded by the coding sequence ATGTCACACGCAACCCCCGCACTCAACCCCGCCGAACCTCTCGGCAACATCCTCTTAACGCCCCAGCAAGCTGGTGAATATCTCGGCGGCATCGCCGTGGATACGCTGGCCGTTTGGCGATCCACCAAGCGGTATCCCCTGCCGTTCATCAAGGTAGGACGCATGGTTCGGTACCGGAAAAGCGACCTGGAAGCGTTTCTAGCCGCCCGTACCCAACAGGCCGCTTAG
- a CDS encoding AlpA family transcriptional regulator, with the protein MIKVNEPAMVITMAELEELMQKVADLAVAKALSKAQDQDEMWDAARVGAYLGVSAWTVRYRKAQERGFPKAIKVGRAPLWRAADVRKYVDKKVT; encoded by the coding sequence ATGATCAAGGTAAACGAACCCGCCATGGTGATCACGATGGCAGAACTGGAAGAGCTGATGCAGAAGGTGGCCGACCTGGCCGTCGCCAAAGCCCTGAGCAAGGCCCAAGACCAGGACGAGATGTGGGACGCCGCCCGCGTCGGGGCATACCTGGGCGTGTCCGCCTGGACCGTGCGCTACCGCAAAGCCCAGGAGCGCGGATTCCCCAAGGCGATCAAGGTAGGCCGGGCGCCATTGTGGCGGGCGGCGGATGTGCGCAAGTACGTGGACAAGAAGGTAACCTGA
- the galE gene encoding UDP-glucose 4-epimerase GalE — MPQPGILVTGGAGYIGSHVVKQLGEQGERIVVLDNLSTGFRDSVLYGEFVEGDTGDLELVARILKEHGIVSVLHFAAHTIVPESVENPLKYYGNNTCKTRNLLQSCQQAGVQHFIFSSTAATYGIPQDTRCHEDTPTSPINPYGTSKLMSEMMLRDLSSATDLRHVILRYFNVAGSDPEGKIGQSTRNATLLIKVAAEVAVGKREKLLVFGTDYPTPDGTGVRDYIHVSDLADAHIQALNYLRQGGDSTTLNCGYGHGYSVREVIDTVNKVNGSPIKVEEQPRRAGDPPSLVAAVDKIHRTLDWKPKYDDLEIIVRTSLEWEKKLVARK, encoded by the coding sequence ATGCCCCAACCCGGCATATTGGTCACCGGCGGCGCCGGCTACATCGGCAGTCATGTCGTCAAACAGCTCGGCGAACAAGGTGAGCGCATCGTCGTTTTAGACAATCTATCCACGGGCTTCCGCGATTCGGTTTTGTATGGCGAATTCGTCGAAGGCGACACGGGCGATCTTGAACTCGTCGCCCGCATATTGAAGGAACACGGCATCGTATCGGTCCTGCACTTCGCCGCCCACACCATCGTGCCGGAATCGGTGGAAAATCCGCTCAAGTATTACGGCAACAACACCTGCAAAACCCGCAACCTGCTGCAATCTTGCCAGCAGGCGGGTGTGCAACACTTCATCTTTTCCTCCACCGCCGCGACCTACGGGATTCCACAGGACACCCGCTGCCACGAAGACACACCCACCAGCCCGATCAATCCCTACGGCACGTCCAAACTGATGAGCGAGATGATGTTGCGGGACCTCTCGTCCGCTACGGATCTGCGCCACGTCATCCTGCGGTACTTCAACGTCGCCGGCTCCGACCCGGAAGGCAAGATCGGTCAGTCGACCAGGAATGCCACCCTGCTGATCAAGGTCGCCGCCGAAGTCGCCGTGGGCAAGCGCGAAAAGCTGCTGGTGTTCGGCACCGACTACCCCACCCCGGACGGCACCGGCGTGCGCGACTACATCCATGTCAGCGACTTGGCGGATGCCCACATCCAGGCCTTGAACTATTTGCGGCAAGGAGGCGACTCGACCACCCTGAACTGCGGCTACGGCCACGGCTACAGCGTGCGCGAAGTGATCGACACGGTGAACAAGGTCAACGGCAGCCCGATCAAGGTCGAAGAACAGCCGCGCCGTGCCGGTGACCCGCCCTCGCTCGTCGCCGCAGTCGACAAGATACACCGCACGCTGGATTGGAAGCCGAAATACGACGATCTGGAAATCATCGTGCGCACCTCCCTGGAATGGGAAAAAAAACTGGTGGCTAGAAAATAA
- a CDS encoding YkgJ family cysteine cluster protein translates to MNTLSQIQADIEARVRAIRGEHLDWLCRLGCDGCCRRLAEVPRLTLAEWELLREGLAALPPAQLREIDQEIAALAEQSSRPIVCPLLDRSAGACRVYAHRPVACRTYGFYVQRDQGLYCKDIESRVAGGAWGEVVWGNQDAIDRRLCDLGDTRELTDWFRALDE, encoded by the coding sequence ATGAACACACTCTCCCAAATCCAAGCCGATATTGAAGCGCGCGTACGGGCCATCCGGGGCGAACATCTTGATTGGCTATGTCGCCTGGGCTGCGACGGCTGTTGCCGACGGCTCGCCGAAGTGCCGCGGCTCACTCTGGCGGAATGGGAATTGCTGCGGGAGGGACTGGCTGCGCTGCCCCCGGCACAACTTCGTGAAATCGACCAGGAGATCGCCGCACTAGCCGAGCAATCCTCACGCCCTATTGTCTGTCCGCTGTTGGACCGGTCGGCAGGGGCCTGCCGGGTCTACGCTCACCGCCCGGTGGCGTGCCGCACGTACGGATTCTACGTCCAGCGTGACCAGGGACTTTATTGCAAGGACATCGAATCGCGCGTGGCCGGCGGCGCTTGGGGCGAGGTGGTATGGGGTAACCAGGACGCCATCGACCGCCGTCTCTGCGATCTGGGCGACACGCGCGAGTTGACCGACTGGTTCCGCGCGCTGGACGAATAG
- a CDS encoding HigA family addiction module antitoxin, which yields MARMHNPPHPGETLREDVLPALGLNVTQAAAQLNVTRAALSRVLNGHAAISPEMALRLEGWLGPENGGRADLWIAQQAAYDLWKARQAGAPNVQRAPLAA from the coding sequence ATGGCACGAATGCACAACCCGCCGCACCCTGGCGAAACGCTACGGGAAGATGTTCTACCCGCTTTGGGCTTGAACGTGACGCAAGCCGCCGCACAGCTCAACGTGACGCGCGCGGCATTGTCGAGAGTGCTGAACGGTCACGCGGCGATCTCGCCCGAAATGGCGCTGCGCCTGGAAGGCTGGCTAGGGCCGGAGAACGGCGGCCGGGCCGATCTATGGATAGCCCAGCAAGCCGCCTACGACTTGTGGAAGGCGCGGCAAGCCGGAGCGCCGAACGTTCAACGGGCACCACTGGCGGCGTAG
- a CDS encoding DUF4124 domain-containing protein has translation MKRGLILLLAFSGQALAGEMYKWTDKSGTLHYTQTPPPAGAEVEKTITYDEEMDYRRQMRDLAVQREMEQETRRRIGGDIEGSNYAPQPVPQYAPQPVQQPGLSYSDKQQLKQIERDIERLSSSGIGDPGSRQQQIQALQRQQELIYSKSGAQASPQVIINRTRARNY, from the coding sequence ATGAAACGTGGATTGATTCTGTTGCTTGCCTTTTCCGGGCAGGCTCTGGCAGGCGAGATGTACAAGTGGACAGATAAGAGCGGCACCCTGCATTACACGCAGACCCCGCCCCCGGCTGGCGCCGAGGTTGAAAAAACGATTACCTATGACGAAGAGATGGATTACCGCCGTCAGATGCGTGACTTGGCCGTGCAGCGCGAAATGGAGCAAGAGACACGCCGGCGCATCGGTGGGGATATTGAAGGGTCTAACTACGCGCCGCAACCAGTGCCGCAATATGCACCTCAACCCGTGCAGCAGCCTGGTCTTAGCTACAGCGACAAACAGCAGTTGAAGCAGATCGAGCGCGACATCGAGCGGCTGTCCAGTTCAGGCATCGGTGACCCAGGCAGCCGACAGCAGCAAATACAGGCATTACAACGGCAGCAGGAGTTGATTTACTCCAAGAGTGGCGCCCAGGCCAGCCCGCAGGTCATCATCAACCGGACGCGGGCAAGGAACTACTAG
- a CDS encoding site-specific integrase, whose product MNDPTRFSFTKPQLDALPPAGAGERIIYHDTHKNAGGLQLRVTSTSKTFFIQRRISGKPERVTLGKFPDMTIEQARKEVARLNALIVQGINPNSDARALKTETTLQELFDEFLQHRRNKRGAFLSEKTKRSYRYDFGLYLGKWGKRKLSQLKDTDFGKLHAEIGKEHPTTANRVIALASSLFGYAAERKLFKGANPAHGINKFPENPRNRFLLSDELPAFFKALADEPNTSLRDFFLLALLTGARRSNVQEMQWKHIHLKRAEWRIPTTKNGEPQTVTLTPEAVEILKGRQGCDSPWVFPGTGATGHLIEPKKAWARVLERAGIDNLRIHDLRRTLGSWQAKTGASLVIVGKSLNHKSPSTTAVYAQLDLDPVRESVERATSAILAAGGLKESAEVVPLKKRKG is encoded by the coding sequence ATGAACGACCCCACTCGATTCAGCTTCACTAAGCCGCAATTGGATGCCTTGCCACCTGCCGGCGCTGGTGAACGCATCATCTATCACGACACCCACAAGAACGCGGGCGGGCTTCAACTTCGCGTCACCAGTACCAGCAAGACTTTTTTTATCCAGCGCAGAATAAGCGGCAAGCCTGAGCGCGTCACCTTGGGCAAGTTCCCCGACATGACCATCGAGCAGGCCCGTAAGGAGGTGGCTCGACTGAATGCGCTGATCGTCCAGGGAATCAACCCGAACAGTGACGCCCGTGCGCTCAAGACCGAAACCACCCTGCAAGAACTGTTCGACGAATTCTTGCAGCATCGCCGCAACAAACGGGGCGCGTTCCTTTCGGAGAAGACCAAGCGATCGTATCGCTATGACTTCGGCCTGTACTTGGGCAAGTGGGGAAAGCGTAAGCTGTCGCAGCTCAAAGACACGGACTTTGGCAAACTGCACGCGGAAATAGGCAAGGAACACCCCACCACGGCGAACCGTGTCATCGCTCTGGCGTCCAGCCTGTTCGGCTACGCGGCGGAGCGGAAGCTATTCAAGGGAGCCAACCCGGCGCACGGCATTAATAAGTTTCCCGAGAACCCGCGCAACCGCTTCTTGCTGTCCGATGAGTTGCCGGCCTTCTTCAAAGCACTGGCCGATGAGCCGAACACCTCCCTGCGGGACTTCTTCTTGTTGGCATTGTTGACCGGCGCGCGGCGATCTAACGTCCAAGAAATGCAGTGGAAGCATATCCATCTGAAGCGTGCCGAGTGGCGCATACCGACCACGAAAAACGGCGAACCGCAGACCGTGACCCTCACCCCGGAAGCAGTGGAAATTCTCAAGGGCCGGCAAGGCTGCGATTCGCCGTGGGTGTTCCCCGGCACGGGCGCGACTGGGCATCTCATCGAGCCTAAGAAGGCATGGGCGCGTGTGTTGGAGCGGGCAGGCATCGACAATCTACGCATTCATGATCTTCGCCGCACCTTGGGCAGTTGGCAGGCCAAGACCGGCGCGTCGCTGGTCATCGTAGGCAAGAGCCTGAATCACAAGTCGCCCAGCACCACGGCGGTTTATGCACAACTGGACTTGGATCCAGTCAGGGAGTCGGTAGAGCGTGCGACCAGTGCGATACTGGCCGCTGGCGGGCTGAAAGAATCCGCCGAGGTTGTACCGTTAAAGAAGCGGAAAGGATGA
- a CDS encoding DnaJ domain-containing protein encodes MKTLYTFLGVKQTATADDIKAAYVKRLKEVDHRHEAGDPDAPLLKTVIQDAYRVLSSPEKRGRYDTGLANRIRNRQEGTGLAIEPNEGKKVVALSSAPQIDSTGSIEPGETNSLPVGVSASAPAPYSRETLADSNVVDSNVLLLFFIFVTGALIGVGAIAAWFWLFESSASEADRHLIMAGVGLFLGLYCAIGVSRWNKRAQKAQHLVHVIEQNLKNLADFSLTDYYFSIISKTGLAFDEVRKTVCLIILDGDDITLEVIQADDVLSSELMEDGVTTTKTDRASQLGGALAGSLLLGGVGAVIGGLSGATQTSDRTSRLVLRLTINNVQKPFHEIVFFKSEKPVEKRTDASYQAAIQSAARWQAIIEIMLKRSAKQEESNNRTISATTLLPNSCSTERLEKLVDLLESGLITNEEFLKLKTRLQIADSNAQPPSGCQGVSAEVTIKNFEIVKNCLC; translated from the coding sequence ATGAAGACCCTCTATACCTTTCTTGGAGTCAAGCAGACGGCCACTGCTGACGACATTAAAGCCGCTTACGTTAAGAGGCTCAAGGAAGTCGATCACCGGCATGAGGCTGGTGATCCGGATGCTCCACTCCTAAAAACCGTCATTCAGGACGCTTACCGTGTCTTGTCTTCCCCGGAAAAACGGGGGCGGTATGACACTGGTTTAGCTAATCGCATACGGAATAGACAAGAGGGCACGGGCCTAGCAATTGAACCTAATGAGGGCAAAAAAGTAGTTGCACTGTCAAGTGCCCCTCAAATCGACAGTACAGGCTCTATCGAACCGGGTGAAACGAATAGCCTTCCTGTAGGTGTTTCAGCTTCTGCTCCAGCCCCTTATAGCCGAGAAACGCTAGCAGATAGCAACGTCGTTGATTCAAACGTCTTACTGTTATTCTTCATTTTTGTGACAGGGGCTTTAATTGGAGTTGGGGCAATTGCTGCTTGGTTTTGGCTTTTTGAATCTTCAGCATCGGAGGCCGATAGGCATTTAATAATGGCAGGTGTTGGCCTATTTCTAGGTTTATATTGCGCTATAGGGGTTTCGCGTTGGAATAAGAGAGCTCAAAAAGCCCAGCATCTCGTACATGTTATTGAGCAAAACTTAAAAAATCTTGCTGACTTCTCTTTAACCGATTATTACTTTTCCATTATAAGCAAAACCGGACTGGCTTTTGATGAGGTTCGAAAAACAGTTTGCCTCATAATCTTAGACGGCGATGACATTACATTAGAGGTAATACAGGCCGATGACGTACTATCTTCCGAGCTTATGGAAGACGGTGTCACCACCACAAAAACGGATAGAGCTTCGCAGCTAGGAGGGGCGCTCGCGGGCAGTCTTCTGCTTGGAGGTGTTGGCGCTGTCATTGGTGGACTTTCCGGCGCAACTCAAACGTCAGACAGAACTAGCCGCCTAGTGCTTAGGCTAACAATAAATAACGTTCAAAAGCCATTTCATGAGATTGTTTTCTTTAAGAGCGAAAAGCCGGTTGAAAAAAGGACTGATGCAAGCTACCAGGCGGCAATTCAGAGTGCGGCTCGATGGCAAGCCATTATCGAAATCATGCTAAAACGGTCTGCCAAGCAAGAAGAGAGCAATAATAGAACAATTAGCGCAACGACCCTTCTTCCCAATAGTTGCTCTACGGAAAGGCTCGAAAAGCTGGTAGATTTATTGGAGTCCGGGTTAATAACAAACGAGGAATTTCTGAAACTAAAAACAAGACTTCAAATAGCGGATAGCAATGCGCAACCGCCCTCAGGGTGTCAAGGCGTCTCTGCCGAGGTAACTATCAAAAATTTTGAAATCGTAAAAAATTGTCTTTGCTAG
- a CDS encoding type II toxin-antitoxin system RelE/ParE family toxin gives MIKTFRHKGLQAFFETGSKAGIQPHHAAKLGRQLARLDTATCSADMNVPGWGLHTLSGDLAGHYTISVNGNWRVTFTFEGEDAILVDYQDYH, from the coding sequence ATGATAAAGACCTTCCGGCATAAAGGACTTCAGGCCTTTTTCGAGACAGGCAGCAAAGCCGGCATACAGCCCCACCACGCCGCCAAGCTGGGGCGACAACTGGCACGACTTGATACGGCCACATGCTCAGCCGATATGAACGTACCGGGCTGGGGGTTACACACGCTGTCCGGCGATCTTGCCGGACATTACACTATTTCGGTGAATGGCAACTGGCGTGTAACGTTTACGTTCGAAGGTGAAGACGCGATCCTCGTCGATTACCAGGATTACCACTGA
- the mobB gene encoding molybdopterin-guanine dinucleotide biosynthesis protein B, with protein sequence MITAAHRAEENLPPVPVVGFAAWSGTGKTTLLALLIPLLKSQGWHVGLIKKSHHDFEIDQPGKDSYVLRKAGASPVMLTSSHRRAIITEHDDIRERSLSEELDFFDSTGLDLILVEGYKQEKFPKIELHRPELSKPLLFSDDDSIIAIASDAELPVAPPIPQLDLNQPEAIAAFIIQTFLAR encoded by the coding sequence ATGATTACAGCCGCGCACCGAGCAGAAGAAAATCTCCCGCCTGTCCCGGTAGTCGGCTTCGCTGCGTGGAGCGGAACCGGGAAAACCACCTTGCTGGCCCTCCTGATTCCCTTGCTCAAGAGCCAGGGATGGCATGTGGGGCTGATCAAGAAAAGCCACCACGACTTCGAGATCGACCAGCCCGGCAAGGACAGCTACGTCTTGCGTAAGGCGGGGGCCTCGCCGGTAATGCTGACATCGTCCCACCGCCGGGCGATCATCACCGAGCACGACGATATCCGCGAGCGTAGCCTGAGCGAAGAACTCGATTTTTTCGACTCGACCGGCCTGGATCTGATACTGGTGGAAGGGTACAAACAGGAAAAATTTCCCAAGATCGAATTGCATCGCCCCGAATTGAGCAAACCCTTGCTGTTCTCAGACGACGACTCGATCATCGCCATCGCGAGCGATGCTGAACTGCCGGTCGCCCCCCCCATTCCGCAGCTCGACCTTAACCAGCCCGAGGCGATAGCCGCCTTCATCATTCAGACATTCCTCGCCCGATGA
- the glp gene encoding gephyrin-like molybdotransferase Glp, which produces MTQIADPCAEAGARLLTLDAALHRIVASLEPLQDRERVVLGQAHGRILAQEIVAKLDIPGFANSAMDGYAFHHADVQQAQTAGLELSGASFAGHPHPDACKPGTCIRIFTGAALPEGADTVVMQEKVEIVDGRMVLHAEVKPGENVRPAGDEARAGASLLKRGKRLNAADLGLLAASGIEDILVARKLRVAYFSTGDELRPVGRTLSYGEIHDSNRYTLAALLQNPYLEALDLGVVRDDPDAVKRTLIEASELADVIVSTGGVSVGEADFVSGALAELGQVGFWKLAIKPGKPLAFGQIGKAYFFGLPGNPIASIVTFWQLVRPALLCLAGTQTPRPVRIRATCESHLKKAPGRMEFQRGYFQCDDKGDLTVSISGRQGSHQLLSISAANCLIVLPAESTGVEPGAEVLIEPLQEPW; this is translated from the coding sequence ATGACGCAAATTGCCGACCCCTGTGCCGAAGCGGGCGCCCGTCTGCTCACCCTCGACGCCGCCCTACACCGCATAGTAGCGAGCCTCGAGCCGCTGCAGGACCGCGAAAGGGTGGTTCTGGGTCAGGCGCATGGCCGCATTCTGGCTCAGGAGATCGTGGCGAAACTCGACATTCCGGGCTTCGCCAACTCCGCCATGGACGGCTACGCATTCCACCATGCGGATGTGCAGCAGGCGCAAACGGCAGGCTTGGAATTGTCGGGCGCATCGTTTGCCGGTCATCCCCATCCCGACGCGTGCAAACCGGGTACCTGCATCCGTATCTTCACCGGCGCGGCCTTGCCAGAAGGCGCCGATACCGTGGTGATGCAGGAAAAGGTCGAAATCGTCGACGGCCGCATGGTCCTGCACGCCGAGGTCAAACCCGGCGAAAACGTGCGGCCCGCCGGCGACGAAGCCCGTGCCGGCGCCTCCTTGCTGAAGCGCGGAAAGCGGTTGAACGCAGCCGACTTGGGCCTGCTCGCCGCGAGCGGCATCGAGGACATCTTGGTCGCCCGCAAGCTGCGCGTCGCTTATTTCTCGACCGGAGACGAACTGCGTCCCGTGGGTCGCACGCTGAGCTACGGAGAGATACACGACAGCAACCGCTACACGCTCGCCGCTCTGCTGCAAAATCCCTATCTGGAAGCACTCGACCTGGGTGTGGTCCGCGACGATCCTGATGCAGTCAAACGCACATTGATCGAAGCCTCGGAACTGGCCGATGTCATCGTCAGTACCGGCGGGGTCTCGGTCGGCGAAGCCGATTTCGTGAGCGGAGCACTGGCCGAACTGGGCCAAGTCGGCTTCTGGAAGCTCGCCATCAAACCCGGCAAGCCGCTGGCCTTCGGACAAATCGGCAAAGCCTATTTCTTCGGATTGCCCGGCAACCCGATTGCGTCCATCGTCACGTTCTGGCAACTGGTCCGCCCCGCTCTGCTCTGTTTGGCCGGCACACAAACGCCCCGCCCGGTTAGGATCAGAGCCACTTGCGAATCCCATCTAAAAAAGGCGCCGGGCAGAATGGAATTTCAGCGCGGCTATTTCCAATGCGACGACAAAGGTGACCTCACCGTCTCGATTTCGGGGCGCCAAGGTTCGCATCAACTGCTGAGCATCAGCGCGGCCAACTGCTTGATCGTCCTCCCCGCCGAAAGTACTGGCGTAGAACCGGGCGCGGAGGTCCTCATCGAACCTTTGCAAGAGCCCTGGTAA
- a CDS encoding AAA family ATPase — translation MSNTTKGDQIAHILEHLPIEYATDYSLWLSVLMAIHSGEHEHGYDGAALVVAFSQRCPDKFDERAVRQRYESFKEKPGGVTLGTLYSYAQREGITYPGIAEDDEWEGSEFQPSPEFRKQIKEYEALPSGHPSPYFEDKCLLTTPHDEFKVDDEGCTWLPYRRFADGCISAIQKVPPPGSAEGKKFVPGSNVKGAGWSSTKERYQGDLYSLPTYLVESAGNKLAASAALPKHQHPHESGPDGVLLTAQAMAVGSTSNFESATRTLLRQDPTRPIIWVVDRDYMPKATEQAQRIPQVRLADFTVEGPAGHPDNPKLDIADIFKADGLVKVRQVLATACHVLPERAQGLSLKVGEVQWMLKEVPAPQRFIVPDVLRVDDITGVIAPGGAGKSQVLLQLLSSAATGLPWFDVVPMGAQCLNSLGIFLEDHIGDTHRRLRQVVREMQKSFADLPEPERLRRESEMEAHLTQNLRLFPLSGRQAHIMTVQRGEPREGQFLQEVIELVQESEADLLVIEPLARLHMGEENNQTHMTFLVSLLERIRKETGVCVVTAHHVSKGATTNNSRNQASARGASAIVDAMRHVLQLSRMDDADINAGLCPRGDDPSKYLQLASVKCNHLPPRDAIWLERVPGGYLRGVSLQPAANNMTALNAVVDLVGWTMAQDALLTRAAFEKAHAGRAGTLGMGQKSLRELITLGIQSGKLGLKAAGGLTGLFRRSAAAHRPHDMLLVKP, via the coding sequence ATGAGTAACACAACCAAAGGCGATCAAATCGCCCACATCCTAGAACACCTGCCCATCGAATACGCCACGGACTACAGCCTTTGGCTGTCGGTGCTAATGGCTATACACAGCGGAGAACATGAGCACGGGTACGATGGTGCGGCATTGGTCGTCGCATTTTCACAGCGGTGCCCGGATAAATTCGACGAGCGCGCAGTCCGGCAGCGCTATGAGAGCTTCAAGGAGAAGCCCGGCGGGGTAACCCTGGGAACTCTTTATAGTTACGCACAGCGCGAAGGCATAACCTATCCCGGCATTGCCGAGGACGACGAGTGGGAGGGGTCCGAGTTTCAGCCGAGTCCGGAGTTTCGCAAGCAGATTAAAGAGTACGAGGCTCTGCCCAGCGGGCACCCTTCGCCGTATTTCGAGGACAAATGCCTACTGACAACACCTCACGATGAATTCAAAGTGGACGACGAGGGGTGCACTTGGCTACCGTACCGTCGGTTTGCCGATGGTTGCATCTCAGCAATCCAAAAGGTGCCGCCGCCTGGCAGCGCCGAAGGAAAGAAGTTTGTACCGGGTTCGAACGTCAAGGGGGCTGGGTGGAGCTCCACCAAGGAGCGGTATCAGGGGGACCTGTACAGCTTGCCTACTTACCTAGTCGAAAGTGCGGGGAATAAACTTGCTGCCAGCGCTGCCTTGCCTAAGCATCAACACCCGCATGAATCAGGCCCAGATGGCGTCCTGCTGACGGCGCAGGCCATGGCAGTGGGCAGTACGTCGAACTTCGAGTCCGCAACGCGCACTCTTCTCAGGCAAGACCCTACCCGTCCTATCATTTGGGTGGTCGATCGGGACTACATGCCCAAGGCCACTGAGCAAGCCCAGCGGATACCTCAAGTACGCCTCGCCGACTTTACCGTAGAAGGGCCGGCAGGACACCCGGACAACCCCAAGCTCGATATTGCGGACATTTTCAAGGCCGATGGGCTGGTTAAAGTACGTCAGGTATTGGCCACTGCGTGCCATGTGCTCCCTGAGAGAGCGCAGGGCTTGTCGCTCAAGGTTGGGGAGGTGCAATGGATGCTCAAAGAGGTGCCGGCACCGCAGAGGTTCATCGTGCCGGATGTCCTTCGAGTCGACGACATTACCGGCGTTATCGCTCCTGGAGGTGCTGGTAAGTCTCAAGTGCTTCTCCAATTACTCTCGTCGGCCGCCACCGGGTTACCTTGGTTTGATGTTGTGCCAATGGGCGCACAGTGTTTGAACTCCCTAGGTATCTTTTTGGAAGACCACATAGGGGACACACACCGTCGTCTTCGGCAAGTTGTTAGGGAAATGCAAAAATCGTTTGCAGACTTGCCGGAACCGGAGCGGTTACGCCGCGAAAGCGAGATGGAAGCCCACCTTACTCAAAACTTGCGTCTATTTCCGTTATCGGGTCGGCAAGCTCACATCATGACCGTGCAGCGAGGGGAGCCACGGGAGGGGCAGTTTTTACAGGAGGTTATTGAGTTGGTCCAAGAGTCCGAGGCGGACCTACTCGTTATCGAACCACTCGCAAGGCTGCACATGGGCGAGGAGAACAACCAAACCCATATGACATTCTTAGTTTCCCTGTTGGAACGCATCCGCAAGGAAACCGGGGTTTGCGTCGTGACGGCACACCATGTGTCCAAGGGGGCGACGACGAACAACTCACGGAATCAGGCCAGCGCACGCGGGGCTAGTGCCATAGTCGACGCCATGCGGCACGTTCTGCAGTTGAGTAGGATGGATGACGCAGACATCAATGCCGGCTTGTGTCCAAGAGGGGACGACCCTTCGAAATACCTACAATTGGCCTCGGTAAAATGCAACCACTTACCGCCCCGTGACGCTATTTGGCTCGAGCGCGTGCCAGGCGGTTACCTTCGCGGTGTGAGCCTGCAACCTGCCGCTAACAACATGACGGCGCTCAATGCTGTGGTTGATCTTGTCGGCTGGACGATGGCGCAAGATGCCCTGCTTACCCGGGCGGCTTTCGAAAAAGCGCATGCAGGCCGTGCCGGCACGCTGGGCATGGGGCAGAAATCCTTACGCGAGCTGATAACGCTGGGCATCCAAAGCGGTAAGCTGGGGTTAAAGGCGGCTGGCGGGCTGACTGGGTTGTTTCGAAGGTCTGCCGCCGCACATCGGCCCCACGACATGCTATTGGTGAAACCCTGA